ATTGGGGTTTCTAATTAAAAAGGTGTATAGATATTGAGATGATTTGATAATAATATCTAATTCTGGAGATTGCATAAATTCAACCTCATCAAGATGAGCAATAAATTTGTCTCTATATATTTTCGCCTTTTTGATTTCGAGTTCACAGAGCATTGCATTGATAAAATTAGTTTCATTAGCAACTAGTTTTGAATAGTAATGCTTTCCCTTTTTGTCACAAAAAAGTTTACACCACTCTAAAATGCAAATATCTAAATTGTTATTCTTAACTGTTATCCTCAGAGATATTAAATTATTTACGGCAAGACAAAAAAATCTTGCAACGCTTTCAATCGCGAGGGGCCAACATTCGAGACGCCGTCAACTTCGTCCCAGGACTTGAAACCGCCCAGCCGTTGGCGTTCCAGCAAAATCGCCTTGGCCAGCTGCGGGCCGATGCCGGAGACTTGCTGCAATTGCTGCATCGTCACCCGGTTGAGCGACGGCTTGGCGTTTCGCTGGGCGCGATTGAAAAGTGGATATTCATACGGAACGCGGCGAGCGACCGTCGGCGAGAACACCGGGATTGGTCGGGGCGTGGGTTGAAGCGCCTGTTGTCGCAAGAAGGCCTCGATCTCTTCCATCTTGGCGGCGCCGATGCCGGAGACTTCCATTAATTGTTCAAGCCGAACAAACCCGCCATTGGTCGCGCGAAAATCAAGAACCCGTTGCGCGAGCACCTCGCCCACGCCGGGCAGTTGCTCGATTTCTTTTTTGGAAGCACGGTTAAGATAGGCCAGCGCGGCGTCTGGTTGAGGCTGCGCGGCGGGAATGACGGGCGCCGTCTCGCTCAGGGTGGGGACGGGCTGCGCGGCGGCGTCGAAAGGGGTCCCGCCCTGGCGGGCGATAATCACCTCGGCGGTTTTGGGCGCGCCGCGATAGTTCTGCCACG
The DNA window shown above is from Candidatus Hinthialibacter antarcticus and carries:
- a CDS encoding helix-hairpin-helix domain-containing protein, which gives rise to MNKSETLLALLLVTVLLCGVAWQNYRGAPKTAEVIIARQGGTPFDAAAQPVPTLSETAPVIPAAQPQPDAALAYLNRASKKEIEQLPGVGEVLAQRVLDFRATNGGFVRLEQLMEVSGIGAAKMEEIEAFLRQQALQPTPRPIPVFSPTVARRVPYEYPLFNRAQRNAKPSLNRVTMQQLQQVSGIGPQLAKAILLERQRLGGFKSWDEVDGVSNVGPSRLKALQDFFVLP